The DNA segment agggggcggATTTTCACCCGaacccccttcgccgaaaaattatactgtgtacaaggcaaaatctatttttttacctctatatattatgttttgaatcactTTAATATAGCCCAAAAGaatagtttagtggtcaagggggttcaaaatttTTGTAAGGTCATAGGTTCTATTCCCACTAGCTACAACCTTattaacttttttctttttttgaatctCCTTCGCGGTAATCATGCCTCCACCACTGTTCACAACTATACATATATTACATGGATTATACTTATATTATACATTTGTTGactatttttttagttttaatagTTGGATGAATCGGAGgattatttaggttaattcttcaaatttttaaacaaaaataattTCCTTCATTGGACATAACTCCGCTCCTAACGGTAGTAAATATTGATTTAACAAGCTTTAGAATGAAAAGTATGATACCTACATAATTAGGGAAAGAAAATGTGGAAGATACTTTTTACGCAcctatcaacaacaacaacaattcaataTAATCCCATTTAATAATATCTGAAGGGGATAATATAtatgtagaccttacccctattttggagtaaagaggttgtttctaaaTAAACCCCCGATATTCTTCCTCCAAAAACTTCTCACCTTACTCTTGTAAGAAGACTCGAAGTCACAGCCTCTTATTACGAATACACAGCTATCATAATTATGAATACACTTATGACTTCACCTCAGATGGACAAACTTAAATGGTAGTGATCTTATAATGTGTACACTCTCTCATTCAAAAAGATAAAGCCACTGATTTGACTGCGGCGGCAGAGATCCAATTCCAATATACCCACTTGCCCTATTTGCCTGTATACACTGTGTTCTTTGTTTCTTCTTCCGCTTTTTTCCTACTAATTTCTGCTGCTTTTCTCTACAACTTGGCCTTTGTTTTCTTCCACATATTAGCATTTACCCCCTTCAATTGGCAACGGCGATGAGCAGAAAATAATCACAAGTATTATCCTTGGAAAGAGCACTGTGCTAGTGGtgctgttttttttcttcttttcttattttttaaaattctgATTGGATGTCTTACACAGCTTCTAGAGTTGTGGGCAATTAGACCCATCTAACTTTCTACTTATGAATAGCTCAAGCACAAGTGCTGCTAAAGCGGGACTAGTTAAGTTGAAAGGCTGTTAGTCCGATCGGTGATAATTATTTGCAGGTTTTCTAAATCGACCAATGATAAAGAAAATCTGCACAAATGCTGGATTGCAACTAAGTGGATCCGATCAGCTCGTAATTTGGAGTTGAGGTAATTAGCGAGTCATTGAGCAGACATGTATATTTCAGCATTTGAAGAACCCTAATTCACCCCTGGTAAAACTCTATGTATATTGATTTACAACCATATATTTTCGAGGATTCATCAAAAGCTGGTAGATAGTTCACTGTGGATGCAATATACTCATCCTATTTGAAAATATTGACTAATTAGGAGTATTTCTTTTATTCCCACTTGTGCTAGCTAATAGTATAGAATATTACTAGTTTTTATAAATAGTAGATGGATTTTAATTATACTTTGGGACTGGGGGGTGGTGATTCAAAGGAGGCATCTGACAGTGATGCTGGTGGAAGCTCCGGTGGCGGAGGAGCAGCCGGGACTTCCAACCGCCGCCCTCGAGGCCGTCCACCTGGATCCAAAAATAAGCCCAAGCCTCCAATTATTGTTACAAGAGACACCCCTAATGCACTCCGATCTCACGTGCTTGAAGTTTCGGCGGGTGCTGATGTAATGGAAAGTGTGTCCAATTACGCTAGACGAAGGGGGAGAGGTGTTTGTATTCTTAGTGGTAGCGGTACAGTCAATAACGTCAACATTCGTCAACCTGCTTCCCCTGCTGGAAGTATAGTTACACTTCACGGCCGTTTTGAGATACTTTCACTATCTGGGACTGTTCTTCCTCCGCCGGCACCGCCCGGGTCGAGTGGACTCTCTATATTTTTGTCAGGTGGACAAGGCCAGGTTGTTGGAGGATCCATCGTAGGGCCTTTGATGGCATCAGGTCCTGTTGTATTGATGGCAGCGTCCTTTGCTAATGCGGTGTTTGAACGGCTGCCGTTGGAGGAAGAGGAGGGGGCTGCTGGTGCTGGTGCTGGTGCTGCTACTACACAGGTACTTTTATAGCAGGTTGTTTGACTTATTTTTCAGGTAATTAGTTCCATTTATTATCTATTATTACTTGTAATTTTAAATGATTTAATAATGTAAAATTCAGGTATGTAGAATTTGAAGTCTTAATAGTATATAGATACTAGGTGCATGTTTGGTTTTATCCATATGACTTTTAGGAATTTTAGTGCATGAATTTCATGTTATTTGAGGTACAGTCAAACCTCTGTATAACAGTCTCATTACAACCttatttgttttaatattttttgggTCTATAGTGAAGTGTTGGTATAAAGGATATATATGGAGTACAacataatactccctccgtttcaatttatgtgaacccatttgactgggcacggagtttaagaaaagagagaagacttttgaacttgtgatgtaaaatgaagcacatatattttgtgtggctataaatcattgcataaaggtaaattgtttccaaatagggaAAGAGGTCATTTTTcgtggcacggactaaaaaggaaataggttcacataaattgaaacggagggagtataaaaATCAATTCcgaaaaaaatatgatttttataGTGAATtgttattatataaaaatattgttatagagaggtctgattATACATTATTATAGTATATTCTAGGTGTATTTTTATGTAGAGGCGGATTCAGTGTGAGAGttacgggttcaattgaacccataactttcgacgcggagtagaaatttatgtgtaaaaattcgttaaaattgcaaaaataatagatttgaacccataactttaaatatataatgggttcaatgttaaaaatcttaaaaattgaacccatagaatttaaatcctggatccgcctctgtttTTATGTGACCAAGTTCATAGCGTCAAAGTATACATTTTGTAGATATAAGTCTGAAAGTCTCTTTTTGACGCATGATAACACCCCCTTGTAAGAATGAAGTTTGCTTCATGTTTACTGCCTTTTGCAATATTCTCTTTGTGCCGTATAATATTCTATCAAAGAGCGTGCCTAATTTAAATTTAATTTAACAGGTACATGAGCAGCCAGCTGCATCACAGTCATCAGGAGTAACTGGTGGTGGAGAGGGTGGACATCTGGTTGGAACTGGAGCCgaaggtggtggtggtggtggtggtggtggtggtggtggtggtggtgcaGGAGGAGGTATGTCGTTTGGGAATGCACCACATAGTAATTACTCATTCTCACCTGAGTTGCTTGGATGGAGTGGCAATGCTGCACCTGCAAGTGGAAGGC comes from the Nicotiana sylvestris chromosome 4, ASM39365v2, whole genome shotgun sequence genome and includes:
- the LOC104238392 gene encoding AT-hook motif nuclear-localized protein 27-like; translation: MDFNYTLGLGGGDSKEASDSDAGGSSGGGGAAGTSNRRPRGRPPGSKNKPKPPIIVTRDTPNALRSHVLEVSAGADVMESVSNYARRRGRGVCILSGSGTVNNVNIRQPASPAGSIVTLHGRFEILSLSGTVLPPPAPPGSSGLSIFLSGGQGQVVGGSIVGPLMASGPVVLMAASFANAVFERLPLEEEEGAAGAGAGAATTQVHEQPAASQSSGVTGGGEGGHLVGTGAEGGGGGGGGGGGGGGAGGGMSFGNAPHSNYSFSPELLGWSGNAAPASGRPPF